In the genome of Perca flavescens isolate YP-PL-M2 chromosome 21, PFLA_1.0, whole genome shotgun sequence, the window GAGTCACGTACCAGTTTCATGCACACCTCGCAGTAGAGCGggttgtgggtttgtttgtgggAATCCAATGTTGATTTGTACTTGAATGCTTTGTCACATTCATTACACCTGAAACAATGCTTAACATCCTCAGGCTTCTCGGGATCCACCTGTTGCTCATTGTAGCAAATGTTTCTTAAATGGAACCTAAAAGTTTGTTTGCACTTAAACTCGACGCTGCAGTGAGGACAGTAGAACGGACCTTCGAGCATACCTTTGTTGCCTTCCGGGCTTTTCTGTCCCGATTCTTTGGGAGGTCTCCCTTCTGCAGGGGGTGAGTAATCGGGGTCCTGGGCTGTGTTGTCGGACGGCTGCTCTTCATTGGTCGCCTGACACGGAACCCCTCTGGACGATTGTTCACCCTCATCGGCTGCAGTCTCTTGTACCTTTGTTTTCCTGCCCGGCTTTGCCTTGGTCTGATTTGGACATCTGTGTTGCTGCAAGTAACGCAAGCTCTTATAAAACCTTTTACACACAGGACAAGAAAAGGGCAGCTCCTCTGAGTGTCGGTTCATGTGACGCTCTAAGAACTTGGCACGAGTCACCACCTTGCCGCACACTTTGCATGTTCTATCGTCCAAGTCGTTGCTCTTGGTTGCACCTTGGGACGTACTGTTGGCAGTGTCGCTGCCCTGTGTCTTTCCCGATTTCCTCCACTGCGACAGGTACCGTTTCATCTTGAGGCCGCGGTTCTTTCGCACGGGTCTATCCCACAAGACATCATAGTCTGGATCTTCTTCTTTGCGTCTCGTTTTGCTTTGCACTTCATAGTCCTCGTCTTCAGGACGTTTCTTTTTCCTCCCGCGTCTGTTTGGCTTTTTCTCCACGCCTTCAAGCACCGACACCTGACCGTCCTCCCCGATGATCAGGGTTCCCGATTGGTCGTCTGCCATTTCAGTCTCACTGGCCACGGTGCCTTCGACAGGATCTGTTACCACCACGGTGTCCATTTCGGCTTTCACCTCGCTGCCAACACTAAACCACTCGGTCTGCACGCACTCTTCAGAGTTCCCAGTTCCCTCCACGTACACCTCTTTGTTCTCAGACTCCACCTCCATCTCCGTGCAGACTGTATACATGAGTCCGTTATCTGCATCCGTTTCTGTTTGTTCATTGACGATAACAACTCGTTCCACAGGAGGGAGACACAGGGCTGACAGGATGCCACTGTCAACAATGTAAGATTCTGTGAAGAGGAGATTACAGTAAgtgttaaaatgacaaaataagacTCCGATTAAAAAGGCACTATGACATCTTCAGACCTATTCCAGTGGATAATGTTGTATGCAAATATTGCTACTGAAACACCTTTGCCTAATGAAAAAGAGATGGTTCAAAGAATTTTACTGTGCAATAGTGTTTTGTTTCTTACCAAACATAAAGCACTGAGTATCTATAATATTCTGTGAATAGTTTAGCTAAATCATGATAAGCTCACCAATGTCCTGTAATTGGCCAAGGTCCTTCTGAGTGTCCAGCAACGTTTTGAGCTCTTCAGTTTGAGCAAAAGTCTCCATGCACTCATTCAGGACCGAGGAGGCATCGCCGAGCAGAGATGCAatctgacaaaaacaaaacgaaAACTAATGTGAGGCAACAGCACTGCACTTCCAAATGTTAGGTCAAAATAAATTCAAACATCTGACATTTTCAAGAGATTTACCACACTGCAATGAAAGCCtgtgttttaaattaaataaaagcagagTTTGCCCTTCAGTGCTTTTGACAATCGgctgcaaaaacaaaagcacCAAACCTAAGTGTCAGTTTTCAGTGTAGAAATATAAAGCACAGAAGTAGACATATGCTGTGTGATAACCTATTTTTGAATTGACATTGGGGTCTACCTGTTGGAGAGTTTGGGTGGGAAGAAGCTTTTCAAGTCTGGACAGAAACAGCCACATCAGTGTCTGGATTGCTTTGTCATATGTGGGGCCAAAGTCTCCGGGGAAAACATCCTGGGGCACAAAGAAATTCATACATGTCAAATATCTAGCTGTCCATACAAACCATGACTTTGGGTCAAACAAAGCTAAATAAGACCAAGAGTTCCCTGTAAAATATAAACTCCATCAATCACCTTAACAAAAGTATACAACCAAAACTTACCTGGAAGAAGTTTCTTCTCTCTTCAGGATCTCTCAGTAGATTTTGGACAAGGCCCATGAAATGCGAGTCAGATGCTTCTTGCTCTGGATGATTGGTCTGCAATAAAAGATGCTTTAAAGTGGCAGAACAAACACCACActaaaatcaaacacaacagtACTACAGATCACTACTGTCGTAACAGTGATGTGAATAAATGCAAAACCCCAACCACCAAAAAAAGCGACTCCAGATAGTTCATGTTGACTACAGGTTTAGACTCACCTCCACGTTCCACAGAGATCTGAGGTTCTGCATTCGGTCCAGATGTGGCTGAATAATGTGGAGGTCAGCGGTCTCGTCAGAGCGACACAGCTCCAGGATCAGCTGCAATCAGAGGAGAGCAGCAACAATGAACAAGTGAttctaaagaagaagaaaaacacagtccAGATGTGCACATCTGCCTGGTGTTGCGTTTCCATTCACACTGGGGCTGCGGTCGAATATTATTACGTCCTATGTCTTTTCCTAAACTGCGATGGAATATGCCCTTAGGTCAAGGAAAGATGTGAAGGAGAATTCACAATTTACAATAACTGAGAGCTACTCTACAcaatattcatattttcataTCAATAATCATAcattacaggccaaaagtttggacacacctcattcaatgggtttcttaagtttcatgactatttacattgtagattctcactgaaggaatcaaaactatgaatgaacacatatggaattatgtacttaacaaaaaagtgagaaggtgagtccaaacttttggcctgtactgtatgtagtaacttaaaaaacaacaaccaataTATCTAAATAAGCAACTGAGGGGTGAACGGGTGAACTTCTTTCGGACGCTGCTctgggttaaaaaaataaaccaatatTTGGTGCGCTGTGCAACTTTAGATTCAGCCATCCTTTCATTCACAGTTCTGTAAAGATATGCTCACTGTAAGGTTCCAATACGAGTCAGAGACAGGAGCAAAATGCTTGCAATAACCAGTTTATTAAAACCACCACCACCTCAGATTATTGAACACTGTCATGCTGACTGAAAATGTTTTACATGGAATATCTGATATTTAGTTATATACAGTCCTGGTGCAATGTCTTTCctcaaagaaaaaacaaacagtgaatCAACTTCCCGATTGACATCTTAAGACACAGGTAGACACAAGAGATGTTAGTCCAAcagggtagggctgggcgatatggaccaaaagtcatatcccgatatattttggctgaatatcgatatacgatatatatcccgatattttttccgcaaagtgagagcaaatgttcagtcaaagtcaaagcttTATATgacacatgtagtttcatagaaaccggctatttcagtgaacagttgcaaaatcaaatgaataaataaacaggtttccttacctggttcaatgctcagctgttcaaataacaataaaatgtaaacataaatactgtataacaacaggagtacct includes:
- the LOC114548671 gene encoding zinc finger protein 37, coding for MDGGIPDVPGPSIPLSTLRLLIPPIRLVSAAIWQTVEQKFVTDYGLLEEFVFMVTEMVPQLLSTRQRAELILGLRARLILELCRSDETADLHIIQPHLDRMQNLRSLWNVETNHPEQEASDSHFMGLVQNLLRDPEERRNFFQDVFPGDFGPTYDKAIQTLMWLFLSRLEKLLPTQTLQQIASLLGDASSVLNECMETFAQTEELKTLLDTQKDLGQLQDIESYIVDSGILSALCLPPVERVVIVNEQTETDADNGLMYTVCTEMEVESENKEVYVEGTGNSEECVQTEWFSVGSEVKAEMDTVVVTDPVEGTVASETEMADDQSGTLIIGEDGQVSVLEGVEKKPNRRGRKKKRPEDEDYEVQSKTRRKEEDPDYDVLWDRPVRKNRGLKMKRYLSQWRKSGKTQGSDTANSTSQGATKSNDLDDRTCKVCGKVVTRAKFLERHMNRHSEELPFSCPVCKRFYKSLRYLQQHRCPNQTKAKPGRKTKVQETAADEGEQSSRGVPCQATNEEQPSDNTAQDPDYSPPAEGRPPKESGQKSPEGNKGMLEGPFYCPHCSVEFKCKQTFRFHLRNICYNEQQVDPEKPEDVKHCFRCNECDKAFKYKSTLDSHKQTHNPLYCEVCMKLVRDSEALAMHKESHTPFQCNQCEENFPVFKSLHKHYIDVHNPTEPFTCTHCETTFGSLKRFIRHEWKHTGYQPFQCAHCSKRFRSYSDLVEHQKKHTKAYPFLCWECGKKFRHGVTLTRHVERVHHSGEPVIEKPTPTFTCAQCGKTFTSRRCLLKHDNFHHKGLRFPCEHCGKGFFGKDALVRHTLIHTGERPFKCDDCEKSFRSAAELKIHRRYHTGERPFKCNICEKGFVQSCFLTLHMRTHTGERPYVCTVCSKGFSSLHGLKRHRRLVHA